One window from the genome of Gimesia aquarii encodes:
- a CDS encoding sialidase family protein produces MKPFFSFQTALLFLLTITCSNLSLHADDKLPLIDISKQAERQTVIAAGTKDVYQGHPTTLLMPDQKTMFAVWCVNHGGSAGPMAKSMDGGKSWQRLDDQLPKGYATHQNCPSIYRMVDQSGKARLWVFSAARGTRSGPGMPSIMSEDAGKTWKEMPPLGFPCVMTFSSMVKLKDGRYLGLYHKGPDGKDRSPLVVLQTISDDGGFNWSEPQIVAEVKGKNPCEPCVFRSPDGKQLCCLMRENTHKGRSLMMFSNDEGTTWSTPVDTPWGLTGDRHKEVFTKEGQLVVSFRDQAPGSSTRGHFVAWVGTYDDIINGRDGKYRIKLLHHYGRTGDCGYPGVELLPDGTIVATTYVKYRNDKAKNSVVSVRFRLNELPHSSDQ; encoded by the coding sequence ATGAAACCATTCTTTTCATTCCAGACTGCGTTGCTTTTCCTCTTAACCATCACTTGCAGCAATCTGTCTCTACATGCCGACGACAAATTACCACTCATTGATATTTCGAAGCAGGCAGAACGTCAGACAGTAATTGCCGCCGGTACCAAAGACGTCTATCAGGGACATCCCACGACATTGCTGATGCCCGATCAGAAAACGATGTTTGCCGTCTGGTGCGTCAATCATGGTGGTTCAGCAGGCCCCATGGCCAAGAGCATGGATGGTGGAAAATCCTGGCAGAGGCTTGATGACCAATTACCAAAGGGCTATGCCACGCATCAAAATTGTCCCAGCATTTATCGCATGGTCGACCAGTCAGGCAAAGCACGGCTGTGGGTTTTTTCAGCCGCCAGAGGCACGCGCAGTGGACCGGGCATGCCCAGTATTATGAGCGAAGATGCAGGAAAAACCTGGAAAGAGATGCCCCCCCTGGGTTTTCCCTGCGTGATGACGTTCAGCAGTATGGTCAAGTTAAAAGATGGTCGCTATCTGGGACTGTATCATAAAGGACCTGATGGCAAAGACCGATCTCCTCTGGTGGTCCTGCAAACCATCTCCGATGATGGGGGGTTCAATTGGTCGGAACCACAAATCGTGGCCGAAGTCAAAGGTAAAAACCCATGCGAACCCTGTGTGTTCCGCAGTCCTGATGGAAAACAACTTTGTTGCCTGATGCGAGAAAACACGCACAAAGGACGCAGCCTGATGATGTTCAGCAATGATGAAGGCACCACCTGGTCCACTCCCGTTGATACTCCCTGGGGACTAACGGGAGACCGACACAAAGAAGTCTTTACGAAAGAGGGCCAACTGGTGGTCAGTTTTCGTGATCAAGCACCCGGCAGTTCCACGCGCGGCCACTTTGTAGCCTGGGTCGGAACCTATGACGACATTATTAACGGACGAGACGGCAAATATCGCATTAAGCTGTTACACCATTATGGACGAACCGGAGACTGTGGTTATCCGGGAGTCGAACTGCTCCCCGATGGGACAATCGTCGCGACAACCTATGTGAAATATCGCAACGACAAAGCAAAAAATTCGGTCGTTTCTGTTCGTTTTCGCCTCAACGAACTACCTCATTCATCAGACCAATAA
- a CDS encoding ester cyclase: MSVDEQKSMSRSILELWGSHNTIQTEDLVTANYVSHQQPSPDSSGASTLKREEWEQLLKDFHEAFSEGSVQILSQIAENNLVASRWEFTATQGGDFRGSSSSGKTTTWTGVQTDRYEGGKIAESWVNWDKASFLEGLA; the protein is encoded by the coding sequence ATGTCAGTAGACGAACAAAAGAGCATGTCGCGCAGCATTCTGGAATTGTGGGGCAGCCATAATACAATTCAGACAGAGGATCTCGTGACTGCAAATTATGTCAGCCATCAGCAACCCAGCCCCGATAGTTCTGGTGCATCAACATTGAAACGAGAAGAATGGGAGCAGTTACTCAAGGACTTTCATGAGGCCTTCAGTGAGGGTTCTGTGCAGATTCTTTCGCAGATTGCCGAAAACAATCTCGTCGCGAGCCGTTGGGAGTTCACCGCAACCCAGGGAGGAGACTTTAGAGGGAGTTCATCCAGCGGCAAGACAACAACATGGACGGGAGTCCAAACAGATCGATATGAAGGTGGCAAGATTGCAGAAAGCTGGGTCAACTGGGACAAGGCCAGTTTCCTGGAAGGCCTTGCTTAG
- a CDS encoding DUF6868 family protein — protein sequence MDTQTLTTFFMWCTIFNGGVLILWTFFFMFAPDYVYRLQSKWFPLPRETFDVVIYSLLGLFKLVFIAFSLVPYLALLMIG from the coding sequence ATGGACACGCAGACTCTGACAACATTCTTTATGTGGTGCACAATCTTCAATGGGGGCGTACTGATTCTGTGGACGTTTTTTTTCATGTTCGCTCCCGATTATGTGTATCGGCTCCAAAGCAAATGGTTTCCTCTGCCGCGAGAAACGTTCGATGTAGTGATCTACTCGTTGCTCGGGTTGTTTAAGCTTGTCTTTATTGCGTTCAGCCTGGTCCCCTATCTGGCACTGTTGATGATTGGGTGA
- a CDS encoding SRPBCC family protein: MEFRFEQLVSASLETVFRFHENPAHLSVLHAEWPGFRLLHHEGHIHPGATTWIEQTMSGCIPVVLGFRHTIYEPPHRFGEELIHGPFSLFTHIHEFEPMGENTVVRDRLTIRLSWQYGGEPVTRLLAAYSIRSLFAFRNLALERMADNDGLIQFTAST, from the coding sequence ATGGAGTTTCGTTTTGAACAGCTAGTTTCAGCTTCGCTCGAAACGGTATTTCGCTTCCATGAAAATCCAGCTCATTTAAGTGTATTACATGCGGAGTGGCCTGGTTTCCGGTTGCTGCACCATGAGGGGCACATCCATCCGGGAGCAACGACCTGGATCGAGCAAACAATGTCGGGTTGTATTCCTGTAGTGTTAGGATTCCGTCACACGATTTATGAACCACCGCACCGTTTTGGAGAGGAATTGATTCACGGCCCGTTTTCACTGTTTACTCACATTCATGAGTTCGAACCAATGGGAGAGAACACGGTTGTTAGGGATCGACTCACTATCCGGTTATCGTGGCAGTATGGAGGCGAACCTGTAACACGGCTCCTGGCCGCATATTCTATTCGTTCTCTGTTTGCATTCCGAAATTTGGCACTAGAACGTATGGCTGACAATGATGGATTGATTCAATTTACCGCTTCAACTTAA
- the pcp gene encoding pyroglutamyl-peptidase I, with translation MRKVLLTGFEPYGNTPTNPAESVARALDGTLVGDAEIVSRIVPNVFFECIDFVCAAIAEVQPELVIMLGEYGGRAMITVERLAQNFNDGTRYQLADNAGNVLQGQPTVAEGPAAYYTTLPLRAMVKAMRAAGIPSDISDAAGTFCCNHLMYGVLHHIAQEQLPIRAGWIHLPHLPSVAALDENLGAPSMSVKTSTAGVKAGIQAAFEHPKDIDEPSVSRLQI, from the coding sequence ATGAGAAAAGTGTTACTGACCGGTTTCGAACCATACGGAAACACTCCCACCAATCCGGCAGAGTCTGTAGCGAGGGCCCTTGATGGTACTTTGGTTGGTGATGCAGAAATTGTCTCTCGCATTGTTCCGAACGTGTTCTTTGAATGCATCGACTTTGTTTGTGCTGCCATTGCCGAAGTGCAGCCGGAACTGGTGATTATGCTGGGTGAATATGGCGGTCGTGCGATGATCACGGTCGAACGGCTCGCGCAAAACTTCAATGACGGGACCCGGTATCAATTGGCAGACAATGCAGGTAACGTGTTACAGGGACAACCGACGGTAGCCGAGGGGCCAGCGGCTTACTACACCACGCTCCCGTTACGTGCGATGGTCAAAGCGATGCGTGCCGCTGGGATTCCCTCTGATATTTCAGATGCGGCGGGAACGTTCTGCTGTAATCATCTGATGTATGGCGTTCTGCATCATATCGCCCAAGAGCAACTCCCCATTCGCGCGGGGTGGATTCATCTGCCCCACTTACCAAGCGTGGCGGCATTGGATGAGAACCTGGGGGCGCCCAGTATGTCAGTCAAAACGTCGACGGCCGGAGTCAAAGCGGGTATTCAGGCCGCGTTCGAACATCCAAAAGATATTGACGAACCGAGTGTTTCACGATTACAGATCTAA
- a CDS encoding SDR family oxidoreductase, whose translation MPESESLVAAAETGLILLTGATGYVGGRLLPVLEQSGYRVRCLARRPEILQPKVAASTEVVAGDVLERETLDAVLKGVKVAYYLIHSMGVKGSFEENDRLAARNFAEAARVAGVERIIYLGGLGDEHEELSPHLRSRQEVGEILRESDVPVLEFRASIVIGSGSLSFEMIRSLVERLPIMITPKWVMRNAQPIAIEDLIGYLTAAMNLPLSDYHVYEIGGADQDSYADIMRVYAKCRNLRIRMIPVPVLTPYLSSLWLGLVTPLYARIGRKLIESIVHSTVVRDDAALNVFDIQPMGIEQAIRRALANEDKAFAETRWSDALSSSGALPTWVGVRFGTRLVDSRTTQVARPPSIAFQPIQRIGGDTGWYACNWLWHLRGFMDLLVGGVGMRRGRLHAEHLRVGDTVDFWRVEAYEPEHRLRLVAEMKLPGRAWLEFQVTGNDQSSTITQTAIYDPIGLLGRLYWYAVCPLHHFVFSGMLRNIAKAALQVDEQTPTTISQK comes from the coding sequence ATGCCTGAATCAGAAAGTCTAGTTGCTGCTGCTGAAACCGGGTTAATTTTGCTTACGGGGGCCACGGGCTACGTGGGTGGGCGATTGCTGCCTGTGCTGGAACAGAGTGGTTATCGAGTGCGTTGCCTGGCACGACGTCCTGAAATCCTGCAGCCTAAGGTGGCCGCTTCGACTGAAGTGGTGGCTGGCGATGTACTCGAACGTGAAACACTCGATGCCGTACTTAAGGGGGTGAAAGTTGCCTACTATCTAATTCACTCGATGGGGGTCAAAGGTTCGTTTGAGGAAAACGATCGTCTGGCCGCACGGAATTTCGCGGAAGCGGCGCGCGTGGCAGGAGTGGAACGCATTATCTATCTGGGAGGACTGGGAGATGAGCATGAAGAACTCTCGCCTCATCTACGGAGTCGCCAGGAAGTGGGAGAAATTTTGCGCGAGTCAGATGTCCCTGTGCTAGAGTTTCGTGCGTCGATTGTCATCGGTTCGGGAAGCCTCTCCTTTGAGATGATTCGTTCGTTGGTGGAACGTCTGCCGATCATGATTACACCCAAGTGGGTGATGCGTAACGCGCAACCGATTGCCATTGAAGATTTGATTGGCTATCTAACGGCAGCCATGAATTTGCCGCTCTCAGACTATCACGTCTATGAGATCGGCGGTGCTGATCAAGATTCTTACGCCGACATCATGCGTGTGTATGCTAAGTGTCGTAATTTACGAATTCGCATGATACCGGTACCTGTGTTAACACCCTATCTTTCGAGTCTGTGGTTGGGGTTAGTCACACCCTTATACGCGCGCATTGGGCGTAAACTGATTGAAAGCATCGTGCATTCCACGGTGGTTCGCGATGATGCCGCTTTGAACGTATTTGATATCCAACCGATGGGCATCGAACAGGCGATTCGTCGTGCCTTGGCGAATGAAGACAAAGCCTTCGCGGAGACGCGGTGGTCCGATGCGCTTTCTTCTTCGGGCGCACTTCCCACCTGGGTGGGAGTTCGATTTGGTACGCGACTTGTCGATTCGCGGACGACACAAGTTGCCCGTCCTCCCTCGATTGCGTTTCAGCCAATTCAACGAATTGGCGGCGATACTGGCTGGTATGCCTGCAACTGGTTATGGCATCTGCGAGGGTTTATGGATTTACTGGTAGGTGGCGTCGGCATGCGTCGTGGTCGTTTGCATGCGGAACATTTGCGGGTTGGCGATACCGTCGACTTCTGGCGCGTGGAAGCTTATGAGCCTGAGCATCGTCTACGACTGGTTGCCGAGATGAAACTCCCCGGACGCGCCTGGCTCGAATTCCAGGTAACGGGTAACGATCAATCTTCGACCATCACGCAAACAGCGATTTATGATCCCATCGGTCTGCTTGGGCGTTTGTACTGGTATGCGGTTTGCCCGCTGCATCATTTTGTCTTTTCAGGCATGCTACGAAATATAGCGAAAGCTGCGTTGCAGGTAGATGAGCAAACCCCAACAACCATTTCACAAAAGTGA
- a CDS encoding macro domain-containing protein, whose protein sequence is MALPIDLWLIHPETEMCDAFRDRFQDLPRVTVLESRFEDLPPHDCFVTAANAFGIMNAGIDAAVVHFHGEDLMRRIQYRIMDAYLGEQPIGSSFIEPTGNADYPFVAHSPTMRVPGSISGTDKVYAATWASLLAVYQHNVSQVDEKDKIKTVVFPAMGAGFGNVPYREVARQMAVAYQHYLDPPHRMDWDMVIRRQKAIAYDGNRHVVR, encoded by the coding sequence ATGGCATTGCCCATTGATCTTTGGTTAATTCATCCAGAAACAGAAATGTGCGACGCATTTCGTGATCGCTTTCAAGATTTACCCCGAGTGACTGTACTCGAAAGTCGCTTTGAAGATTTGCCTCCGCATGATTGTTTTGTGACGGCAGCCAATGCGTTTGGGATCATGAACGCCGGGATTGACGCTGCCGTGGTGCATTTTCATGGTGAAGACCTGATGCGTCGGATTCAATATCGCATTATGGACGCCTATCTAGGCGAACAACCGATAGGCAGTTCTTTCATCGAACCGACGGGTAATGCTGATTATCCATTCGTTGCCCATTCTCCCACGATGCGTGTGCCCGGTTCGATTTCCGGGACAGATAAGGTGTATGCCGCGACATGGGCCTCGTTACTGGCGGTGTACCAGCATAATGTGAGTCAGGTTGATGAGAAAGACAAAATCAAAACCGTCGTTTTCCCTGCGATGGGTGCCGGTTTTGGTAACGTGCCTTATCGCGAAGTCGCACGGCAAATGGCAGTCGCTTATCAGCATTATCTGGATCCACCACACCGTATGGATTGGGATATGGTGATCAGGCGACAAAAAGCGATTGCCTATGATGGCAATCGACACGTGGTTCGATGA
- a CDS encoding ester cyclase has protein sequence MFTLDMNELTPEQRAMVELWEAHLEAEFETKSASASCGTMTEEPYVNHIPTLTGGVGRKQLEHFYDKYFIPHMPADVETELISRTVGQNRIVDEFVFRCTHTVQMDWLLPGVPPTGRRLELVLIVIISFEEGKMSEEHIHWDQASALVQAGLLDPETLPVSGAEAAHKMLDRNSVPSNQLIKRTIEDELL, from the coding sequence GTGTTTACACTCGATATGAATGAACTGACGCCGGAGCAGCGGGCGATGGTTGAGTTATGGGAAGCACATTTAGAGGCGGAGTTTGAAACCAAGAGTGCTTCCGCATCTTGTGGGACGATGACCGAAGAGCCGTATGTGAATCACATACCGACGCTGACTGGTGGCGTGGGACGGAAACAGTTGGAGCACTTTTATGACAAGTATTTCATCCCACATATGCCGGCCGATGTAGAGACAGAGTTAATCTCACGGACTGTCGGACAGAATCGTATTGTGGATGAATTTGTATTTCGTTGTACGCACACGGTGCAGATGGATTGGTTATTGCCGGGCGTTCCGCCCACAGGGCGTCGGTTAGAACTGGTTCTGATTGTGATTATTTCGTTCGAAGAGGGAAAGATGAGCGAAGAACACATTCATTGGGATCAGGCTTCCGCACTGGTACAGGCGGGGTTGCTCGATCCTGAAACGCTTCCGGTTTCTGGCGCGGAAGCAGCCCACAAGATGCTCGATCGCAATTCAGTTCCCTCGAATCAATTAATCAAACGCACGATTGAGGATGAACTACTATAG
- a CDS encoding class I SAM-dependent DNA methyltransferase, whose translation MNNPMYDEFAREYDSAIQNNSYNAHYERPSLLSLLPEVNEKTVIDLGCGPGLYSKFLVENGAKVTAVDGSQEMIQIVKEKLGDKIQCYVQNLADGLPNEQDQTFDVAVCPLMIHYLEDFTKLFSDIKRILKSDGIFIFSTHHPFVDYQLSPSGNYFLTEKIVDEWDTVGRPVRVEYYRRPLTSIIQAIVDAGMCVITLTEGEPDSHMQESSPESYQKLSTEPGFLFLKCKVVS comes from the coding sequence ATGAACAATCCCATGTATGATGAATTCGCCAGAGAATATGACTCGGCGATTCAAAATAATTCTTATAATGCCCATTATGAACGGCCATCATTACTCTCATTGCTCCCTGAAGTGAATGAGAAAACAGTGATTGATTTAGGTTGTGGGCCGGGGCTTTATTCTAAATTTCTGGTTGAGAACGGTGCCAAAGTCACTGCCGTTGATGGTTCTCAAGAAATGATTCAAATCGTAAAGGAAAAATTGGGTGATAAGATTCAATGCTATGTTCAAAATCTTGCTGATGGATTACCCAACGAACAGGATCAGACTTTTGATGTGGCTGTTTGCCCTTTGATGATTCATTATCTCGAAGATTTCACGAAACTGTTTTCTGATATCAAGCGGATCTTAAAATCGGATGGCATTTTTATCTTTTCTACACATCATCCCTTTGTCGATTATCAACTCTCTCCCTCCGGCAATTACTTTTTAACTGAGAAAATTGTGGATGAATGGGATACGGTTGGGCGCCCGGTACGGGTGGAATACTATCGACGCCCTCTCACATCGATTATTCAAGCCATTGTCGATGCGGGGATGTGTGTCATCACATTAACTGAGGGGGAACCTGACTCACATATGCAGGAATCGTCTCCGGAATCTTACCAAAAACTATCGACAGAGCCCGGTTTTCTATTTCTCAAATGTAAAGTAGTTTCGTAA
- a CDS encoding GNAT family N-acetyltransferase → MVMKKISCRVTFFHKKLYPIIFLCALFYVMTMLVFGVRGNPIFAIYFTPIIIIALWSIMKSKELKVLDEVYDDGDSLLLRNSGKEIRVNLGDIKHIRYGTKRSRRPTVIMNFRQDTELGTEVRFWPAGEDLLSWDENNDIEELIGRIYQANAKYREIQLEDIPALFEVRIATWENSNGAEELESLGYTYNVVKQMLKHTHQGWLCEIENRVVGFAIGNRKTGEMWVIAVLREYEGNGIGKRLLTMVEDSLWARGWLEIWLTTDPNEKVRAVGFFRHLGWEDWKMDGNRFMQKKQSDGMTTAKT, encoded by the coding sequence ATGGTCATGAAAAAAATATCTTGTAGAGTCACTTTCTTTCATAAAAAGCTTTACCCAATTATTTTTCTGTGTGCTTTATTCTATGTTATGACCATGCTTGTATTTGGGGTACGAGGAAATCCGATTTTCGCTATTTATTTCACCCCAATCATAATTATCGCTCTGTGGAGCATTATGAAATCCAAAGAATTAAAAGTGCTTGATGAGGTATATGATGACGGGGACTCATTATTGCTCAGAAATTCAGGAAAGGAAATCAGAGTTAATCTTGGGGACATCAAGCATATACGCTATGGCACTAAGAGGAGTAGGCGTCCGACTGTAATAATGAATTTTCGTCAAGACACTGAGCTAGGCACCGAAGTTCGTTTCTGGCCAGCCGGAGAGGATCTTCTTTCATGGGATGAAAACAATGATATTGAAGAGCTGATCGGGAGGATCTACCAGGCAAACGCAAAATACAGAGAAATTCAATTAGAGGATATCCCAGCACTTTTTGAGGTGCGGATTGCAACCTGGGAAAATTCAAACGGCGCGGAAGAGCTGGAATCTTTGGGGTATACTTACAACGTAGTGAAACAGATGCTGAAACATACGCATCAAGGTTGGCTTTGTGAGATTGAGAATCGGGTAGTTGGTTTTGCGATTGGCAACAGAAAAACGGGAGAGATGTGGGTGATCGCGGTACTACGGGAGTATGAAGGGAACGGTATCGGTAAGAGACTGTTGACAATGGTTGAAGATTCGCTCTGGGCACGAGGCTGGCTAGAGATTTGGCTGACGACCGATCCCAATGAGAAGGTTCGCGCAGTCGGATTTTTCCGCCATCTGGGTTGGGAGGACTGGAAAATGGATGGCAACCGATTCATGCAGAAAAAACAATCAGACGGAATGACGACTGCCAAGACATAA
- a CDS encoding PQQ-dependent sugar dehydrogenase has translation MRNKLCLMLTLIPASLSLVVATAGADDSLNRLSKAEQRSGWKLLFDGKTTDGWRNYQKESVSDGWTIKDGVLSRSAKGAGDIITKDQFEFFEISLEYRISKEGNSGLMFHVTEEEKTPWRTGPEVQIQDNVDGHDPQKAGWLYQLYKPATPKWMIEAEKAGKKVTPAVVDATRPAGKWNHLFLRVGPDRSEVVMNGVKYFRFNKGSADWDKRVAASKFSKFPKFGKPTKGHICLQDHNDLVSFRNIKIREIPADGSVQDPSDGKLALKGVPAFPDLKWEGWEAVNEETGKVVPLRPMIVTHANDDSGRIFIATQNGMIHVIDKKSPKKTKLFLDIRPKVAPWKKNNEEGMLGLAFHPDFKENGQFFVYYSASEGPRRSIVSKFQVSKDDPNRADANSEQVVMEIDQPYGNHNGGSIAFGPDGYLYIGLGDGGSGNDPLGNGQNLETLLGSILRIDVDHKQNGKNYAIPADNPFVDRAKAKPEIYAYGVRNVWRLSFDPQTGTLYAGEVGQDLWEEVNIIKKGGNYGWSVREGTRNFGNRPETAKDAPIDPIWEYDHGVGRSITGGIVYRGKRLPELQGMYVYADFVSGKIWALEYDEASGKVIRNLQISPGGIPVMAFGTDQDGELYYTVQTVKGGEGIFRFEKE, from the coding sequence ATGCGCAATAAATTATGTTTGATGCTGACGTTGATTCCAGCAAGCCTTTCTCTTGTCGTGGCAACCGCTGGTGCCGATGATTCATTAAATCGCCTCTCGAAAGCTGAACAGCGTAGTGGCTGGAAACTGCTCTTTGATGGAAAGACAACTGACGGCTGGCGCAATTATCAAAAAGAGAGTGTCAGTGATGGTTGGACGATTAAAGACGGTGTCCTCTCCCGTTCCGCAAAAGGGGCCGGCGACATCATCACGAAAGATCAGTTCGAATTCTTCGAAATCTCGCTTGAGTATCGCATTTCCAAAGAGGGCAACAGCGGCCTGATGTTTCACGTCACGGAAGAAGAAAAGACTCCCTGGCGCACCGGGCCGGAAGTTCAGATTCAAGATAACGTCGATGGACACGACCCACAAAAGGCTGGCTGGCTCTACCAACTTTACAAACCAGCCACACCCAAATGGATGATCGAAGCAGAAAAGGCAGGCAAAAAAGTCACGCCCGCCGTCGTCGATGCCACACGTCCCGCTGGTAAGTGGAATCACCTCTTCCTCAGAGTCGGGCCTGATCGATCCGAAGTCGTTATGAATGGTGTGAAATATTTCCGTTTCAATAAAGGGAGCGCCGACTGGGATAAACGGGTCGCCGCCAGCAAGTTCTCAAAGTTCCCTAAATTCGGAAAACCGACCAAAGGACATATCTGTCTGCAAGATCACAACGACCTGGTTTCATTCCGAAATATCAAAATCAGAGAGATCCCCGCAGATGGTTCGGTACAGGATCCCAGTGATGGGAAACTGGCACTCAAAGGCGTTCCCGCATTCCCTGATTTAAAATGGGAAGGTTGGGAAGCCGTCAATGAAGAAACCGGAAAAGTCGTTCCACTGCGACCTATGATAGTGACTCACGCCAATGATGATAGCGGTCGTATTTTTATCGCGACGCAGAACGGCATGATTCATGTTATTGATAAGAAGTCGCCAAAGAAAACCAAGCTGTTTCTCGACATCCGACCTAAGGTCGCCCCCTGGAAGAAGAACAATGAAGAAGGCATGTTAGGTCTGGCCTTTCACCCTGACTTCAAAGAAAATGGTCAGTTCTTCGTTTACTATTCCGCATCGGAAGGCCCCCGTCGATCGATTGTTTCCAAGTTTCAAGTTTCAAAAGACGATCCCAATCGCGCTGATGCCAACAGTGAGCAAGTCGTAATGGAAATCGACCAGCCCTATGGTAACCATAACGGTGGATCTATTGCCTTTGGTCCGGACGGGTATCTGTATATTGGACTGGGAGACGGCGGTTCCGGCAATGATCCACTCGGCAACGGTCAGAATCTGGAAACCTTACTCGGTTCCATTTTACGTATCGATGTAGACCACAAACAAAACGGCAAGAACTATGCGATTCCCGCAGACAACCCGTTTGTCGATCGCGCCAAAGCCAAACCTGAAATTTACGCGTACGGCGTTCGCAATGTCTGGCGGCTGAGCTTTGATCCTCAAACCGGCACGTTGTATGCAGGAGAAGTCGGCCAGGATCTCTGGGAAGAAGTCAACATTATTAAAAAAGGTGGCAACTACGGCTGGAGCGTTCGCGAAGGCACACGCAATTTTGGCAATCGTCCTGAGACTGCAAAAGACGCGCCCATCGATCCGATCTGGGAATACGATCACGGCGTCGGTCGTTCCATCACCGGTGGCATCGTCTATCGAGGCAAGCGGCTGCCTGAACTGCAAGGCATGTATGTCTACGCCGACTTTGTCTCCGGAAAAATCTGGGCGCTCGAATACGATGAAGCGTCTGGTAAAGTCATTCGCAATCTGCAAATCAGCCCAGGCGGGATTCCCGTCATGGCATTTGGAACCGATCAAGACGGAGAGCTGTATTACACAGTTCAAACCGTCAAAGGCGGCGAAGGAATTTTCCGGTTTGAAAAAGAGTAG